A window from Rhizosphaericola mali encodes these proteins:
- a CDS encoding single-stranded DNA-binding protein: MRGVNKVILIGNLGKDPDVQILEGNIAVAKFPLATTETYKDRTGKLISQTEWHTVVLWRGLAELAQKYLHKSSLIYVEGHLKNRCWEDKEGVKKYATEIVGDNLIMLDKKSDFNSIVPGCFENNTQDELKDCAGEDTKEDSSSNDGVPSFKYFSDDADLKL; the protein is encoded by the coding sequence ATGAGGGGCGTAAATAAAGTTATATTAATAGGAAATTTAGGAAAAGATCCTGATGTGCAGATATTGGAAGGAAATATTGCTGTAGCCAAATTCCCATTAGCAACAACAGAAACTTATAAAGATCGAACCGGAAAATTAATCTCCCAAACTGAATGGCACACTGTCGTCCTTTGGCGTGGGTTAGCAGAATTAGCACAAAAGTATTTACACAAAAGCAGTTTGATTTATGTAGAAGGGCATCTTAAAAATAGATGTTGGGAAGATAAAGAAGGTGTAAAAAAATATGCTACAGAGATTGTCGGAGATAATCTGATTATGTTAGATAAAAAATCCGATTTTAATTCTATCGTACCTGGTTGTTTTGAAAATAACACTCAAGACGAATTAAAAGATTGTGCTGGAGAGGATACTAAAGAAGATAGCAGTTCTAATGACGGTGTGCCGTCTTTCAAGTATTTTTCTGATGACGCAGATTTAAAATTATAA
- a CDS encoding DUF5686 and carboxypeptidase regulatory-like domain-containing protein, whose protein sequence is MLSRRTLLVLSFLLLNYSVFAGIISGIIKDNKGEIIPYATISVKGKTTISADANGFYSLQISDGNYEITCSHIGYITVTKKVEVSASKLQLDFVLPLQETELADVVIQSKDPSDRIVQHTIDNRRNFLMPYNSFSCQAYIKMLMKTRKMPKKILFTKVEDADKKEMGVDSNGKGVVYLSESISNVAFAKPDKIKAEVISSRESGSQGYGFAFSTYVNIYQENIDLLKDAGNKRGFISPVASNAFHYYKFKYGGSYMVGKDKIHRIKVIPKRKFEPLFSGTIDIVDNDWHIYSTDLYLTKTSSLELFDTVRVRQQFEKYETTGWLQKQQILDFSMKILGIDLYGNVLDDYSKYTLDPKVKFDNVLIAFQDSAKNRRNSYWDSVRPVLLTQEESLDYHKKDSAYFARKDSLLSKHYTDSLHAKYNKFSVGGLLFSGGFSKRYYDDSNHITSTFSIDPLIRKLQYNTVEGIAMTWSGSYSKYFKNQVFSFSPSVRYGFHNQHLNPSAVLSLSKRYKGNNSTNNQQYWYVSGGKTVGQYNGMDPISPLINSIYTLFWGENYMKIYEKYYTNIGFYKRSADGWSVQIFGKYEDRRSINNTTDKSFRSPNYFTPNYPTDLISAPQDRHQAVIVGFNASYQPGQKFIKYPDGKESLGSTQPTYSLSYQKGIHGLLGSDVNYDKWSAAIANSWDWKLGGTMKYKFSLGGFLNNKNVYIQDMTHFAGNQTLVANSYVSGFQLAPYYLFSNADHFYMTGHLEHHFNGLLTNKIPFFNTMHWNLVAGTNAFYVNKDNRYVEVFGGLENIFKILRVDFVKSFATKDANQFGVRIGIGGIF, encoded by the coding sequence ATGCTATCTAGAAGAACACTTTTGGTTTTAAGTTTTCTATTATTAAATTATAGTGTATTTGCAGGAATTATATCGGGGATTATAAAAGATAATAAAGGCGAAATTATACCTTATGCGACCATTTCTGTAAAAGGTAAAACAACTATTTCTGCTGATGCAAATGGCTTTTATAGTCTACAGATTTCCGATGGTAATTACGAAATTACTTGTTCGCACATTGGTTATATTACAGTAACTAAAAAAGTGGAAGTTTCTGCTAGTAAATTGCAACTGGATTTTGTATTGCCATTGCAAGAGACGGAATTGGCGGATGTAGTCATTCAATCCAAAGATCCTTCTGATAGAATCGTGCAACATACGATTGATAATAGGCGAAATTTTTTGATGCCTTATAATTCGTTTTCTTGTCAGGCATATATCAAAATGCTTATGAAAACTAGAAAAATGCCCAAGAAAATTCTTTTCACTAAAGTGGAGGATGCAGATAAAAAAGAAATGGGCGTAGATTCCAATGGTAAAGGTGTAGTGTATCTTTCTGAGTCAATTAGTAATGTTGCATTTGCCAAACCTGATAAAATAAAAGCAGAAGTAATTTCTAGTCGAGAAAGTGGAAGCCAAGGTTATGGTTTTGCATTTTCAACTTATGTAAATATTTACCAAGAAAATATTGATTTGTTGAAAGACGCAGGCAATAAACGAGGTTTTATATCTCCAGTTGCATCTAATGCGTTTCATTACTATAAATTCAAATATGGGGGCAGTTATATGGTGGGTAAAGATAAAATTCATCGTATCAAAGTCATACCAAAGCGAAAATTTGAACCCTTGTTTTCAGGTACGATAGATATTGTAGATAATGATTGGCATATCTATAGTACAGATCTGTATTTGACTAAAACCTCATCTTTAGAATTGTTTGATACCGTAAGAGTCCGTCAACAATTTGAAAAGTATGAAACGACCGGTTGGTTGCAAAAACAGCAAATTTTAGATTTTTCCATGAAAATATTAGGGATTGATTTGTATGGAAATGTTTTAGATGATTATTCCAAATATACTTTAGATCCTAAAGTTAAGTTTGACAATGTGCTTATCGCCTTTCAAGATTCTGCAAAAAATAGGCGCAATAGCTATTGGGATTCTGTGCGTCCAGTATTGTTAACTCAAGAAGAAAGTTTGGATTATCATAAAAAAGATAGTGCCTATTTTGCAAGAAAAGATTCCTTACTTTCTAAACATTACACGGATAGTTTGCATGCGAAATACAATAAGTTTTCTGTTGGGGGATTACTATTTTCCGGTGGCTTTAGTAAAAGATATTATGATGATTCTAATCATATAACTTCTACTTTTTCGATAGATCCACTCATCCGAAAATTACAATATAATACAGTGGAAGGAATCGCGATGACCTGGAGTGGTAGTTATAGTAAGTATTTTAAAAATCAGGTATTTTCTTTTAGTCCTTCGGTACGCTATGGGTTTCACAATCAACATTTGAATCCAAGTGCAGTGCTTAGTTTGAGTAAAAGATATAAAGGAAATAATAGTACCAATAATCAACAGTACTGGTACGTGTCAGGAGGAAAAACAGTAGGCCAATATAATGGAATGGATCCTATTAGTCCTTTGATCAATAGTATTTATACTTTGTTTTGGGGGGAGAATTATATGAAGATTTACGAAAAATATTATACGAATATTGGATTTTACAAACGTAGTGCTGATGGTTGGTCCGTGCAAATATTTGGAAAATATGAAGATCGTAGATCTATCAATAATACGACAGATAAATCGTTTCGCTCACCTAATTATTTTACGCCCAATTATCCAACAGATTTAATTTCTGCGCCGCAGGATAGACATCAAGCTGTTATTGTTGGTTTTAATGCAAGTTATCAGCCAGGGCAAAAATTTATAAAATATCCAGATGGAAAGGAATCTCTAGGTTCGACACAGCCAACGTATTCCTTGAGTTATCAAAAAGGAATTCATGGATTATTGGGAAGTGATGTGAACTATGATAAATGGAGCGCTGCTATTGCTAATAGTTGGGATTGGAAACTGGGCGGTACTATGAAATATAAATTTTCCTTAGGCGGATTTTTGAACAATAAAAATGTGTACATACAAGATATGACACACTTTGCAGGTAATCAGACGCTTGTTGCCAATTCGTATGTTTCAGGTTTTCAATTGGCTCCTTATTATTTATTTAGTAATGCAGACCATTTTTATATGACGGGACATTTGGAACATCATTTTAATGGATTATTAACTAATAAAATTCCATTTTTTAATACGATGCATTGGAATCTAGTAGCAGGGACAAATGCTTTTTATGTAAATAAAGACAATCGTTACGTTGAAGTTTTTGGTGGACTAGAAAATATATTTAAAATTCTAAGAGTGGATTTTGTAAAATCATTTGCTACGAAAGATGCTAATCAATTCGGTGTACGAATTGGCATTGGAGGGATATTTTAA
- the pncA gene encoding bifunctional nicotinamidase/pyrazinamidase — MSSALIIIDMQNDFLPGGSLAVPEGDQIIPIINAFSNDYSLVVATQDWHPKNHHSFASNHPGKQVFDTIELNALPQTLWPDHCVQGSVGAEISTQIKQENIAAIFRKGMHPEIDSYSAFFDNAHQSNTGLHGYLKDKNISEIFLCGLAADFCVYYTAIDSIQLGYKVTIFDNAVKAINNQIYSTLKIELKNQGVLFK, encoded by the coding sequence ATGAGCAGTGCATTAATTATAATCGACATGCAAAATGATTTTCTTCCTGGTGGCAGTTTGGCTGTACCAGAGGGCGATCAGATTATTCCTATCATTAATGCATTCAGTAACGATTATAGTCTAGTCGTAGCGACACAAGACTGGCATCCAAAAAATCATCATAGTTTTGCATCTAACCATCCAGGTAAACAAGTATTTGACACTATAGAATTAAATGCGCTACCGCAAACGCTTTGGCCAGACCATTGTGTACAAGGAAGTGTAGGTGCTGAAATTTCCACACAAATAAAACAAGAAAATATTGCTGCAATATTTCGCAAGGGAATGCATCCAGAAATAGATAGTTATAGTGCTTTTTTTGATAATGCACATCAATCCAATACCGGCCTACATGGTTATCTAAAAGATAAAAACATTTCGGAAATATTCCTTTGTGGTTTGGCGGCTGATTTTTGTGTTTATTATACGGCAATAGATTCCATACAACTTGGTTATAAAGTAACTATTTTTGACAATGCTGTAAAAGCTATCAATAACCAAATATATAGTACCTTAAAAATTGAATTAAAAAATCAAGGCGTACTATTCAAATAA
- a CDS encoding ABC transporter ATP-binding protein: MALVELHNLKKYYATQKAVDDISLSIAEGSIFGLLGPNGAGKTTLLRMITGIFQPDEGEVIIAGKKFDPIEDVRLIGYMPEERGLYKKMKIGEQALYLAQLKGLSKSEALESAKYWFSRLKMESWWDKKLEDLSKGMGQKLQFVVTVMHSPKLIILDEPFSGLDPVNAGLIKDEIFNLAQQGSTIIFSTHRMEQVEEICDHIALVNQGKVLLDGTVDSVKQQFKENIWELKFQGNASLITNNSFEIIQQSGDRLYLKIQEGANENSILQYLIQEGVLVKGFNEILPSLNDIFIHLVEGTNSVTRSFES; this comes from the coding sequence ATGGCCCTAGTTGAATTACACAATTTAAAAAAATACTATGCTACGCAAAAAGCAGTAGATGATATTAGTTTGTCTATTGCAGAAGGTAGCATTTTTGGTTTACTTGGTCCCAATGGCGCGGGTAAGACTACTTTGTTGCGCATGATTACAGGTATATTTCAACCCGATGAAGGAGAGGTAATTATCGCAGGAAAGAAATTCGATCCCATCGAAGATGTTCGTTTAATTGGTTATATGCCTGAGGAACGCGGTCTTTACAAGAAAATGAAAATAGGCGAACAAGCATTATATCTAGCTCAATTAAAAGGTTTATCCAAATCAGAAGCACTTGAAAGTGCTAAATACTGGTTTTCTCGTTTGAAAATGGAAAGTTGGTGGGACAAAAAGTTGGAAGATCTGAGTAAAGGGATGGGGCAAAAATTACAATTTGTCGTAACTGTAATGCATTCACCCAAATTAATCATTTTAGACGAACCTTTTAGTGGTTTGGATCCCGTAAATGCAGGATTGATAAAAGATGAGATTTTCAATTTGGCCCAGCAAGGAAGCACCATTATCTTCAGTACACATAGAATGGAGCAGGTGGAAGAGATATGTGACCATATTGCACTTGTAAATCAAGGTAAAGTACTGTTGGACGGTACCGTGGATAGTGTAAAACAACAATTCAAAGAAAATATTTGGGAACTAAAATTTCAGGGAAATGCTTCGTTGATTACCAATAATTCATTTGAAATTATCCAGCAATCTGGAGATCGACTTTACCTAAAGATTCAAGAGGGTGCAAATGAAAATTCCATTTTGCAATATTTAATTCAAGAAGGTGTGTTGGTAAAAGGTTTTAATGAAATTCTTCCTTCCTTGAATGATATTTTCATCCATCTTGTAGAAGGTACCAATTCTGTAACTCGATCTTTTGAATCCTAA
- a CDS encoding DUF3109 family protein — protein sequence MVLIEDKLIGDEILEAHFVCNIAKCKGGCCEDGDAGAPLEEAELVELENNYDVIAPYMSEIGRNEIELQGKYVHTEEFGEVTPTIDGGLCAYGIKDDNGVIFCAIEQAYNDGKLQWKKPISCHLFPIRVKLPDTDMEMLNYEPREEDHLCNPACQLGEELKVPVYKFLKEPIIRKYGTEFYEALDATAEYLNNKD from the coding sequence ATGGTATTAATAGAAGATAAACTTATCGGAGACGAAATTTTGGAAGCGCATTTTGTGTGTAATATTGCAAAATGCAAAGGTGGATGCTGTGAAGATGGCGATGCTGGAGCTCCATTAGAAGAGGCTGAACTTGTAGAATTAGAAAATAATTATGATGTTATTGCTCCTTATATGTCTGAAATTGGGAGAAATGAAATAGAGTTACAAGGCAAATATGTTCATACTGAAGAGTTTGGAGAGGTGACGCCAACTATAGACGGCGGACTTTGTGCATATGGGATTAAGGACGACAATGGTGTTATCTTTTGTGCCATTGAACAAGCTTACAATGATGGCAAATTGCAATGGAAAAAGCCAATTAGTTGTCATTTATTTCCCATCAGAGTTAAATTACCAGATACGGATATGGAAATGCTCAATTACGAACCACGCGAAGAGGATCATTTATGTAATCCAGCATGTCAATTGGGAGAGGAATTGAAAGTGCCTGTATATAAATTTTTGAAAGAGCCTATTATTCGAAAATATGGTACTGAATTTTATGAAGCGCTGGATGCAACCGCGGAATATCTAAATAATAAAGACTAA
- a CDS encoding ABC transporter permease, translating into MNKITLIAQREFSFRVKKKTFLITTILLPILISGLYALMIYFSVKGGDKKLNIAILDQSEFFTNGDSNLKNSKNFSVFIQKGDTAVGNKLLRTEAIDGYIIWNDGLDSLNKAKLISSKSIGLQDKSAISSYLNNIVRNERIRKLASGPQVLQLMDKEVDLNYATLDKGEDSMMKSGVSYGVGFASGFLIYFVLIIYGMSVMRGVMEEKVSRIAEVMISSVKPFQLMMGKIIGIGAVGLLQFLIWIVLTIVLRLILMPMFFPGISSNIQNAAGGQEGIGAMMHGLSTINFPVIITFFLIYFIGGYFLYASLFAAVGSAVNEDPQDAQSFTFPIMMPIIFGFVLLTRAINDPHSSVAVFGSLFPLTSPIVMLGRIAQGVPDAVPYWQLALSIALLILGFLFTTWLAGKVYRTGILMYGKKPTWKELIKWAKQK; encoded by the coding sequence ATGAATAAAATTACTTTAATCGCACAAAGAGAGTTTTCTTTTCGTGTGAAGAAAAAAACGTTTCTTATAACTACCATACTATTGCCCATTTTGATTTCTGGTTTGTATGCTTTAATGATTTATTTCTCCGTAAAAGGTGGTGATAAAAAATTAAATATTGCCATTTTAGATCAGAGCGAATTTTTTACTAATGGGGATTCTAATTTAAAAAATTCGAAAAATTTTTCTGTATTTATACAAAAAGGAGATACCGCAGTGGGAAACAAGCTTCTACGTACAGAGGCGATTGATGGCTATATCATTTGGAATGATGGATTGGATAGTTTGAATAAAGCAAAATTAATTTCTTCTAAAAGCATAGGACTGCAAGACAAATCCGCTATCTCAAGTTATTTGAATAATATAGTTCGCAATGAGCGTATCAGAAAGCTGGCAAGTGGGCCACAAGTATTGCAATTGATGGATAAAGAAGTAGATCTGAACTATGCGACATTAGATAAGGGTGAAGATAGTATGATGAAATCTGGTGTAAGTTATGGGGTGGGATTCGCAAGTGGATTTTTGATCTATTTTGTACTCATTATTTATGGTATGTCTGTGATGCGTGGTGTGATGGAGGAGAAGGTAAGTCGTATTGCAGAAGTGATGATTAGTAGTGTCAAGCCATTTCAGTTAATGATGGGGAAAATTATAGGTATAGGCGCTGTTGGACTATTACAGTTTTTAATTTGGATAGTGTTAACTATCGTTTTGCGTTTAATCTTAATGCCTATGTTTTTCCCAGGAATATCCTCAAATATTCAAAATGCCGCTGGTGGGCAAGAAGGTATTGGCGCTATGATGCATGGACTGAGTACGATTAATTTCCCTGTAATTATTACCTTCTTTTTGATCTATTTTATAGGTGGATATTTCTTATATGCTTCTTTGTTTGCTGCGGTAGGTAGTGCGGTGAATGAAGATCCTCAAGATGCACAGTCATTTACTTTTCCGATTATGATGCCGATCATTTTTGGATTTGTGTTATTGACAAGAGCCATCAATGATCCGCATAGTAGTGTTGCCGTATTCGGTAGTTTATTTCCGCTAACTTCACCTATTGTAATGTTAGGTCGTATTGCGCAAGGCGTTCCAGATGCCGTTCCTTATTGGCAATTAGCATTGAGTATCGCGCTATTAATATTAGGATTTTTATTTACAACTTGGTTAGCAGGTAAAGTATATAGGACTGGAATATTGATGTATGGTAAAAAGCCAACTTGGAAAGAATTGATTAAATGGGCTAAACAAAAATAA
- a CDS encoding CNNM domain-containing protein: protein MGFTASNVLAVNTTTTMASSSPELTILGAVFVVALLFLFIVSGAQVAYFSLDEEDLTTVKTKSQPSYRRVVELLDSEQHFFSALQVAHFFFLFILIAVGNFIFNTLPIPISNIGVLAAIKIVGIFIIVFLFGELIPRLFAGQNSIRFARDFGFFSQGIFYLFGRLGTWVYKASFSLEATLFKHKNQAQYNLEMDEAIDNSTVLGTDASDEEKNILKGIVKFSGISVKQIMTPRLEVSGLDFNTKFEDLIGLINELNFSRLPVFKGSLDNTIGMIYTKDILPHLNEPKIYDWHTLIEPVPFVHEHKLIEPLLYEFQTNKTHLAMIVDEFGGTCGIVTLEDIQEEIIGEIKDEFAEEKSLFEKIDAQNYIFDGRVMLIDVCRIVRISSSSFDAYKGENDSIAGLVLELAKGFPEDGAVLEIPGFQFAVVQKSSNRLQKIKLTLLERKD, encoded by the coding sequence ATGGGCTTCACTGCTTCAAATGTATTAGCAGTAAATACAACGACTACGATGGCGAGTTCCTCACCCGAACTAACCATTTTAGGTGCTGTATTTGTGGTTGCCTTGTTATTTTTATTTATTGTTTCTGGGGCACAAGTTGCGTATTTCTCACTCGATGAGGAAGATCTTACCACTGTAAAAACGAAATCTCAGCCGTCATATCGACGTGTTGTGGAGTTATTGGATAGTGAACAACACTTTTTTTCTGCCTTGCAAGTCGCGCACTTTTTCTTTTTATTTATACTTATTGCCGTAGGTAATTTTATATTTAATACGCTTCCTATTCCAATTTCCAATATTGGAGTATTGGCAGCGATAAAAATAGTCGGCATTTTTATCATTGTTTTTTTATTTGGGGAATTGATTCCTCGTCTATTTGCTGGACAAAACTCGATTCGTTTCGCAAGAGATTTTGGTTTTTTTAGCCAAGGAATATTTTATTTATTTGGACGATTGGGTACATGGGTTTACAAAGCTTCTTTTTCATTGGAAGCAACGTTATTTAAACATAAAAATCAGGCGCAATATAATCTAGAAATGGATGAAGCAATTGATAATAGTACGGTATTAGGAACTGACGCGTCAGATGAAGAAAAAAATATTTTGAAGGGAATTGTAAAATTTAGCGGTATTTCTGTTAAGCAAATTATGACGCCTAGATTAGAAGTAAGCGGTCTTGATTTTAATACGAAATTTGAGGACTTAATTGGTTTAATAAATGAATTGAATTTTAGTAGGCTTCCAGTTTTTAAGGGCAGTTTGGATAATACGATAGGGATGATTTATACCAAAGATATTTTACCACACCTAAATGAACCCAAAATTTATGATTGGCATACGCTTATCGAGCCCGTTCCATTTGTACATGAACATAAATTAATCGAACCACTTTTATACGAATTTCAAACAAATAAGACGCATCTTGCCATGATTGTGGATGAGTTTGGTGGTACTTGTGGCATTGTGACGTTGGAAGATATTCAAGAAGAAATCATTGGTGAAATAAAGGATGAATTTGCCGAGGAGAAAAGTTTATTTGAAAAAATTGATGCACAAAATTACATATTTGATGGACGTGTGATGTTGATTGACGTTTGCCGTATTGTACGTATTTCTTCATCTTCATTTGATGCATACAAAGGTGAAAATGATTCTATTGCGGGTTTGGTTTTGGAATTGGCAAAAGGCTTTCCCGAAGATGGAGCGGTATTAGAAATTCCAGGTTTTCAATTTGCAGTAGTTCAAAAATCTAGTAACCGCTTGCAAAAAATTAAGTTAACCTTATTGGAAAGGAAAGATTAG
- a CDS encoding TrmH family RNA methyltransferase, which yields MYEMLSEERKARIEFVLAHRQKDLTIILENVYDPHNVAAVMRTCDSIGVQEVFIVNTLDKKAVNYDAQNFRSSRSAHKWLTIHQFDNVKNCMDKVSLNYENIFCTHLGETSKDLYEINFTQKTTAIVFGNEQKGISEEMLSYSTGNFNIPQYGMIKSLNISVACAVTLYEAFRQKELAGDYQHANFPEGKKEILRTQWSARTPK from the coding sequence ATGTACGAAATGCTATCCGAAGAAAGGAAAGCGAGAATAGAATTTGTATTGGCACATCGACAAAAGGATTTGACTATAATTTTGGAAAATGTGTATGACCCCCACAATGTAGCTGCGGTGATGCGTACCTGCGATTCTATTGGGGTGCAAGAGGTTTTCATAGTGAATACATTGGATAAAAAAGCGGTTAATTACGATGCCCAAAATTTTAGAAGTAGTCGTAGTGCACACAAATGGTTAACCATTCATCAATTTGACAATGTAAAAAACTGTATGGATAAGGTGTCTTTGAACTATGAAAATATTTTCTGTACACATTTAGGAGAAACGTCCAAAGATTTATATGAAATAAATTTTACCCAAAAAACTACGGCAATCGTATTTGGTAATGAACAAAAGGGTATTTCGGAAGAAATGTTATCTTATAGTACGGGTAATTTCAACATTCCACAATATGGTATGATCAAAAGTCTGAATATCTCTGTGGCTTGTGCGGTAACTTTATACGAAGCATTTAGACAAAAAGAATTGGCCGGAGATTACCAACACGCTAATTTCCCAGAGGGAAAAAAAGAAATACTTCGCACGCAATGGTCAGCGCGTACCCCAAAATAG
- the gldD gene encoding gliding motility lipoprotein GldD — protein sequence MLFGVIAFGLFAACNSSYTPKPIGYFNIPLPKKSYRVFDQAGYPYKFEYPVYANVLKDSTFFNTTAENPWWINIDFPKLQGRIYLSYKQIGPNRFAKLLDDAFKLTNKHNVKASAIDDSLINTPNGVHGMFFKVSGNVATAYQFFLTDSTKHFVRGALYFDATPNQDSLRPVNEFVAADMRHLINTFQWK from the coding sequence TTGCTTTTTGGAGTAATTGCTTTCGGTCTATTTGCCGCATGTAATAGCAGTTATACACCCAAACCAATTGGATATTTTAATATTCCATTACCCAAAAAATCTTACAGAGTTTTTGATCAAGCTGGTTATCCTTACAAATTTGAATATCCTGTATATGCCAATGTTCTGAAAGATTCCACATTTTTTAATACAACAGCGGAAAATCCCTGGTGGATCAATATTGATTTTCCCAAATTACAAGGTCGTATTTACTTGAGTTATAAACAGATTGGCCCCAATAGATTTGCTAAATTATTGGACGATGCCTTTAAATTGACCAATAAACATAATGTAAAAGCATCCGCTATTGACGATTCCTTAATCAATACGCCAAATGGTGTTCATGGTATGTTTTTTAAGGTAAGTGGCAATGTGGCTACGGCGTATCAATTCTTCTTGACGGATTCAACAAAACATTTTGTCAGAGGAGCATTGTATTTTGATGCCACGCCCAATCAGGATTCTTTGCGACCCGTAAATGAATTTGTTGCTGCAGATATGCGACATTTGATTAACACATTTCAATGGAAATAA